The segment TATCTCAAAGACAGGAGGTTACACATGGATAGATTTGCTTTTATGATACATCCAATTGATAGTTCAGATATAGCAAGAAAGTTTTCTTTACTTAAAAGACTTCCTGATAGGATGCTTGATAAAATAATTTATCACTTACCACCCATTATGACATCGGAAATAACTGGTATAAGATCCAAGAGTAATGGGATAGAGGTGTTAGGAAATTTTATTGGATGTACTTTGACTAGTAAGCAGATGAGGGATTTGCCTGTTGACGTAGTAATTAATAAAATAATAAGGACAGGAAAAATGGCCGAAAAACTAGGTGCTAAAATACTAGGCCTTGGAGCCATGACTTCTGTTGTGGGGGATGCGGGCTATACTGTTGCCCAGAACCTAAATATTCCTGTTACTACTGGAAATAGTTATACAGTTGCTACTGCTATGGAAGGAACTGAAAAAGCAGCTCAGTTGTTAGGTAAGGATATTAGAGCATCAGAAGTTGTGATTATCGGCGCTAACGGCTCAATTGGAAAAGTTTGTGCTCAGATGATGGCAAGAAAGTGCGGATATTTAACATTAGTTTCCCGAGATATAAAAAAATTAGAAAGATTATCATCTAAAATTTTCAGGGAAACGGGTTTGGCAGCTAAAATAACTACCCAAGCAGAGAGAGCAATAAAAACTGCCGATATTATAATAACAGTGACTTCATCAGTTGACTGTGTTATAAACCCTGAGAAGCTAAAACCGGGTGCTTTGGTCTGTGATGTTGCGAGACCTCGAGATGTTTCAAAAAAAGTAGCAGAGACAAGAGATGATGTACTTGTTATAGAAGGTGGGCTAGTTGAAGTTCCAGGTAATGTGAATTTTAATTTTAATTTTGGATATCCTCCAAAATTAGCATTAGCCTGTATGGCAGAGACTATGATATTAACTTTAGAAAAAAAGTGGACCTCTTTTACGTTAGGCAGAGAAATAACCATTAAACAGGTAGATGAAATACATAAATTAGCCAAAAAACATGGTTTTAAATTAGCTGGTTTTAGAAGCTTTGAGAAAATAGTTAAGCCGGAAGTTATTGAACGAGTGAAGTATTTTAGTAGGCAAAATG is part of the Desulfitibacter sp. BRH_c19 genome and harbors:
- a CDS encoding shikimate dehydrogenase, with amino-acid sequence MDRFAFMIHPIDSSDIARKFSLLKRLPDRMLDKIIYHLPPIMTSEITGIRSKSNGIEVLGNFIGCTLTSKQMRDLPVDVVINKIIRTGKMAEKLGAKILGLGAMTSVVGDAGYTVAQNLNIPVTTGNSYTVATAMEGTEKAAQLLGKDIRASEVVIIGANGSIGKVCAQMMARKCGYLTLVSRDIKKLERLSSKIFRETGLAAKITTQAERAIKTADIIITVTSSVDCVINPEKLKPGALVCDVARPRDVSKKVAETRDDVLVIEGGLVEVPGNVNFNFNFGYPPKLALACMAETMILTLEKKWTSFTLGREITIKQVDEIHKLAKKHGFKLAGFRSFEKIVKPEVIERVKYFSRQNVKEAIQI